In the genome of Segnochrobactrum spirostomi, the window GCCTTCAGGGCCGCCGTGAGCGAGAGGCCGCTCTCGCCGGGCATCATCACGTCGACCACGAGGGCGTCGAAGCTCAGGCTCTCGATCTTGCGGCGCGCTTCCGCCGAATCCTCCGCCACCGTCACCCGGTAGCCGTTGTCGGCGAGATAGCGCCGGATCAGGCCGCGGATGCGGCTGTCGTCGTCGACCACCAGGAGGTGGGGCGCGTCGTCGGGCAGCACGGGCAGGTCGGCGGGCAAGTTTGCGGAACCGGTCATGAGGCGTCGTCTCCGCCGTCTTCGTCGTCGTTGCGGGTGGGCGGGGCTCCGCGGTCTTCCATGGCGGCGAGCGCGGCGAGGAAGCGGCGGGTGTCGTGCTCCGCGCTCGGAGGAAGACCCTGGAGAGCCTTGGAGATCAGGTCCGATTGCAAGCCGGCGAGCTCGCCGGCGAGGCTACGGCCCGCCGCCGTGGCGTAAAGCAGGCGTTGGCGCCGGTCGGCCGGCCCGGGGCGCTGCTCGATGAAACCGGTATCGACGAGCTGCTTCAGCACGCGACCGAGGCTCTGCTTGGTGATCTTTAGAACTTCGAGCAACTCGGTGACGCTCATGCCCGGATTGCGGCTCACGAAGTGCAGCACGCGGTGGTGCGCGCGGCCGAAGCCGTAATCGGCGAGAATGCGGTCGGGACCGCCGATGAAGGCGCGGTAGGCGAAGAAGAGAAGTTCTATCACCTCGAAATGCGGCACCGGAGTGCCGGCACGGATGTCCGATCCCGGTTCCGCCACGGAGGGCGGCCGGGAGGGAGGCAGCTCGGAAACTACGTCAGCCATATTGACATAATCGCGTACGAAGATTACTTCAAAGCCAGTCTCGACGAAACGATCGAATGCGGTCGGACCCTCGAGCGGCCCATCGCCCCCTCCGGCCCCGTCGGATTCGCGGCGCCGGGTCGCGTCGCAACCGACCCGCCGGGAGGATATCGACACTTTCGCCGCGACGCAAAACGGCGCCGATCCGCGGCACCGCAGCGTGGCCTCCGGCTCATCCCCCCTTGGACGGCGGATCGCGAGCCGGCAACATCTTCAGGAGTGCATCAAAATGGCCGGGCAGCCCTTCGACAAGCGCGACGGCGTCATCTGGATGGATGGCAAGTTCGTTCCTTGGGGCGACGCGAACGTGCATGTGCTGACCCACGGCTTGCACTATGCGAGCTGCGTGTTCGAGGGCGAGCGGGCCTATGGCGGCGAAGTCTTCAAGCTCGCCGAGCACACCGATCGCCTCATCGAATCGGGCCGCATCCTGGGCTTCCAGATCCCGTTCTCGGCCGATGAGATCAACCGCGCCCACCGCGAACTGCTCGCCCGCATGAACTTCCGCGACGCCTATATCCGTCCGGTCGCCTGGCGCGGCAGCGAGATGATGGGCGTCTCGGCGCAGCACAACACGATCCACCTCGCCATCGCGGCGTGGCAGTGGCCGAGCTATTTCGATGCCGAGCAGCGCCTCAAGGGCATCCGCCTCGACATTTCGGAATGGCGCCGTCCGGACCCGCGGACGATCCCGTCCAAGGCGAAGGCCGCCGGCCTCTACATGATCTGCACGCTCTCCAAGCATGCGGCCGAGAACAAGGGCTATGCCGACGCGCTGATGTTCGATTGGCGCGGCCGCATCGCCGAGGCGACGGGCGCGAACGTGTTCTTCGTCAAGGAGGGCAAGATCCACACGCCGGATCCGGACTGCTTCCTCAACGGCATCACCCGTCAGACGGTGGTCGCCCTCGCGAAGGCGCGCGGCATCGAAGTCGCCGAGCGGGCGATCGAGCCGGAGGAGATGGCGGGCTTCGAGGAGTGCTTCCTCACCGGCACCGCGGCGGAGGTGACGCCGGTCTCCGAGATCGGGCCCTACCGCTTCACGCCGGGCGCCATCACCAAGCTGTTGATGGACGATTACACGGCCGCGGTTCAGCCGAAGGCGGCGGAGCAGGCGAAGGCGAGCTGATCGGCCCCGCTTCGGCCCGCGCAGAGACGAAGAGGGCGGCGTGTCCAAGGGGCGCGCCGCCCTCTTCTTTTCCGGACGGCGGCGGATCGGATAGGGTCGGGCGACCCGCCTTAGAACGACCGGCCTCCTTGCAATGATCTCCGACGACGACCGACGGTCCCTGCCGTTCCGCTACGATCCCGCGACCCGCCATCTGCGGCTCGACGCCTCCGATCCCGCCTTCTACCAGGACCCGTACGCGACCTTTCGGGCGCTCCGGCGCGAGACCTCGGTCTTCTTCTGGGAGGAGAGCGCGGCGTGGTGCCTGATCGGGGCGGACGCCGTCTCGGCGCTATTGCGTGATCGCCGCTTCGGCCGCGAGATTCTCCACGTGGCGACCCGCGAGGAACTCGGCTGGCCGGAGATTCCGGACCGGCTGAAGCCCTTCTACGACATCGATGCCCATTCGATGCTGGAGCGCGAGCCGCCGGTCCACACTCGGCTGCGGGCGCTCGTCAACCGCGCGTTCGTCTCCCGGGCGATCGAGCGGCTGCGACCGCGCGTCGCCGCGCTGGCGAACGCGCTGATCGACGGCTTCGCGCCGTCCGGCGCCGTCGACCTCCTCGAGGCCTTCGCGACGCCGATCCCCGTCGTCGTCATCGCCGAGATGCTCGGCGTCCCGACCGAGATGGCGCCACAGCTTCTCGATTGGTCGCACCGGATGGTCGCGATGTATCAGGTGCGGCGGACCCCAGAGATCGAGGACGCCGCGGTCGCGGCGGCACGGGATTTCGCCGGCTTCATCCGTGATTATGTGGCCGAGCGGCGCAGCCGGCCCGGCGACGACCTCATCAGCGTGCTCATCGCGGCGGAAGAGGAGGGGGCGAAGCTCAGCGAGGACGAACTCGTCACGAGCTGCATCCTGCTCCTCAATGCCGGCCACGAGGCGACCGTCCACACCATCGGCAACGGGGTGAAGGCGATCCTCGAATCCGGGCGCGATCCCGCCGCTCTGTTCGCCGGTCCCGATGCGACCGAGGCGACCTGCGAGGAGATACTCCGCTTCGATCCGCCCCTCCACCTCTTCAAGCGCTACGCCCTCGAAGACGTCGAGGTGGAGGGCATTCGGCTGACGCGGGGCGACCAGATCGGGCTTCTGCTCGGTGCCGCCAATCGCGACCCCGCGCGCTGGGAGGCGCCGGACGTGTTCGATCCGTCGCGAGCGCTCAGGCCGCACGTTTCGTTCGGCGGCGGCATTCATTTCTGCATCGGGGCGCCGCTCGCCCGTCTCGAGCTCGCCGTCGCCCTGCCGATCCTGTTCGAGTGTCTGCCGGGCCTCAGGCTCGCGTCGCCGGCGCGCTACCGCGACGCGTACCATTTCCACGGCCTCGAGCGGCTGGACCTCGCCTGGGGCTGAGCCTGTCAGGCTGCCCGCTCGCGCGCGCCTTCCTCGATGACGACGTCGCGGCCGCCGTCCTTCGCCCGGAACAGCGCGAAATCGGCCCGCGCCACGAGATCGACGAGGCTCACGCGCGCGTCGGTCTCGCTCGAGATTCCGATGCTCACCGTGGTGCCGATCGGCAGTCCGCCGCGGCCTTCGACGCTCGCGGAGGCGAAGGCCGCGCGGATACGCTCGGCGATGCGGCGGGCGGCGAGGCGATCCGATCCCGGCAGGAAGGCGACGAACTCTTCCCCGCCGACCCGGGCGAAGACGTCGCTGACCCGCAAGGTCTCCTCGGCGATGCGGCAGAACGCGATGAGGATGGCGTCACCGACCGCATGGCCGTGGGCGTCGTTGATGCTCTTGAAGTGATCGAGGTCAAAATAGAGCACGGAGACGCTGCGGCCCTGGGCGAGGGCACGGCGGTAGGAGGGGATCGCCAATTCGTGGAAGGCGCGGCGGTTGAAGCAGCCGGTGAGCGGATCGCGCGTCGCCGCCTCGCGCAGGGCGAGTTCGGTGCGATCGCGCACGAACAGGATCGTGAACATCGCCATGGCGACGGCGAACAGGGCGCCCTCCGATTCGATGAGCGCGCGCCACCCGAACGGCAGGGCGTGGGTCGGGTCCATCGTGACGACGCCGAACCAAGGCAGTATGCCGCGAACCGTCATGGTCCCGGCGTGTAAGAAGCAGAGCACGGCGGCCGTCAGATAGGAGGGCAACTGGCCTTCCGGATTGCGGACCAGCGACAGGCCGCTCAGGAACGCCGGCGCCGCGAGTAGGAACGAAGCGACCGAAACCCGCGTCGAGATATCGGCGGTGAAGGCCGGCACGAAACACAGGCCGGCCCACAGGCACACCGCGGCGACGCTCGCCAGCACGAGGGGCGGCTGGCGGCAGAACCGGCGGATGCCGTTCCACTGCAGCCAGGCGCCGGCGAGGATGAGGCTGTTCGCGCCGAACGCGACGACCATCGGCGGCAGTACTTCGCGAAAGGCGGAGAGCCCGATGCCCACCGTCAGGAGGAGAAACGCGAGCGACCACCAGCCGAGCTCCGGCACGTCGCGATTCTGCAGGAACGCGATGAGGAGCAGCAGCGTCAGCGTGAAGCCGCCGAAGGCGGCCGCGAGGTGAAGCGTCGGAAGGTCGAACGTCATCGGTATCGTCCCCGCGGGGGCATCCCGCCGGTGGTCCAGTCTTGATTGCGTCGCGCCGATCACCGCGCTCGCCGGGCCTTGTTCCAGCAAGGCGGGCGTGCTAACTGCGCGCTGCAGAAGCGGGGAAAGGCCTGCTTCTATTCGGACATTTAGCTGTCTCATGGCTTGCTTCGGGGCATTTCAGCCGGACCTTCCGGCGATCGAACGACGACGACGCTCGCGTCGCGGCCCCTTGCCGCGTCTCGAAGAGCGCCGTCCGCCCGCAGGCCGCCTCTGAGCCGGCCGGGGCGCAACGGCACGTTGTTGTTGCGCTTCCGAAACGGCTCTGTGATGAAACCCCTTACATTCCTCGTCCGGCACGAAATGCCGGAAGATCATGCTTGGATTGAGGCGATCCATGCCCTTGCGTTCGGGCCGGGGCGCTTCGCCAAGACCGCCTATCGGCTGCGGGAAGGGATTCCGGCCGATCTCGCCATCTCGTTCGTCACCCTCTATGGCGGCGTCCCGTGCGGTTCCGTGCGGCTGACCCCGATCACGATCGGCGACGATGCGGCGTTGCTGCTCGGTCCGCTTGCGATCCATCCCGACATGCAGGGCCGGGGCGGCGGCGGCCTGCTCGTGAATGCCGCGCTTGAGGCGGCGCGCGACGCCGGCCATCGGCTCGTCCTGCTCGTCGGAGACCCACCTTATTACCAGCGTTTCGGCTTCGAGGCGGTGCCGTTCGGCCGCATCACGCTGCCCGGGCCGGTCGATCCGGCCCGGCTGATGATCGCCGGCCTCGTGCCGGGTGCCGCCGCTGCGGCGCACGGCATGGCGCGCCGGATCTCAACCGCGGGCTGACGCGCCCCTGACCCGCGGATACGGCTTTACATCGCCCCCGCCCCGACGCCATTAGGAAGGGGGGACCGTGCGGGCGGTCGCGCGGCCGCGCCTCCCGGCGGCCCGGCGACCGCGGCACGG includes:
- a CDS encoding MarR family winged helix-turn-helix transcriptional regulator, encoding MADVVSELPPSRPPSVAEPGSDIRAGTPVPHFEVIELLFFAYRAFIGGPDRILADYGFGRAHHRVLHFVSRNPGMSVTELLEVLKITKQSLGRVLKQLVDTGFIEQRPGPADRRQRLLYATAAGRSLAGELAGLQSDLISKALQGLPPSAEHDTRRFLAALAAMEDRGAPPTRNDDEDGGDDAS
- a CDS encoding branched-chain amino acid aminotransferase, which encodes MAGQPFDKRDGVIWMDGKFVPWGDANVHVLTHGLHYASCVFEGERAYGGEVFKLAEHTDRLIESGRILGFQIPFSADEINRAHRELLARMNFRDAYIRPVAWRGSEMMGVSAQHNTIHLAIAAWQWPSYFDAEQRLKGIRLDISEWRRPDPRTIPSKAKAAGLYMICTLSKHAAENKGYADALMFDWRGRIAEATGANVFFVKEGKIHTPDPDCFLNGITRQTVVALAKARGIEVAERAIEPEEMAGFEECFLTGTAAEVTPVSEIGPYRFTPGAITKLLMDDYTAAVQPKAAEQAKAS
- a CDS encoding cytochrome P450 encodes the protein MISDDDRRSLPFRYDPATRHLRLDASDPAFYQDPYATFRALRRETSVFFWEESAAWCLIGADAVSALLRDRRFGREILHVATREELGWPEIPDRLKPFYDIDAHSMLEREPPVHTRLRALVNRAFVSRAIERLRPRVAALANALIDGFAPSGAVDLLEAFATPIPVVVIAEMLGVPTEMAPQLLDWSHRMVAMYQVRRTPEIEDAAVAAARDFAGFIRDYVAERRSRPGDDLISVLIAAEEEGAKLSEDELVTSCILLLNAGHEATVHTIGNGVKAILESGRDPAALFAGPDATEATCEEILRFDPPLHLFKRYALEDVEVEGIRLTRGDQIGLLLGAANRDPARWEAPDVFDPSRALRPHVSFGGGIHFCIGAPLARLELAVALPILFECLPGLRLASPARYRDAYHFHGLERLDLAWG
- a CDS encoding GGDEF domain-containing protein — translated: MTFDLPTLHLAAAFGGFTLTLLLLIAFLQNRDVPELGWWSLAFLLLTVGIGLSAFREVLPPMVVAFGANSLILAGAWLQWNGIRRFCRQPPLVLASVAAVCLWAGLCFVPAFTADISTRVSVASFLLAAPAFLSGLSLVRNPEGQLPSYLTAAVLCFLHAGTMTVRGILPWFGVVTMDPTHALPFGWRALIESEGALFAVAMAMFTILFVRDRTELALREAATRDPLTGCFNRRAFHELAIPSYRRALAQGRSVSVLYFDLDHFKSINDAHGHAVGDAILIAFCRIAEETLRVSDVFARVGGEEFVAFLPGSDRLAARRIAERIRAAFASASVEGRGGLPIGTTVSIGISSETDARVSLVDLVARADFALFRAKDGGRDVVIEEGARERAA
- a CDS encoding GNAT family N-acetyltransferase, coding for MKPLTFLVRHEMPEDHAWIEAIHALAFGPGRFAKTAYRLREGIPADLAISFVTLYGGVPCGSVRLTPITIGDDAALLLGPLAIHPDMQGRGGGGLLVNAALEAARDAGHRLVLLVGDPPYYQRFGFEAVPFGRITLPGPVDPARLMIAGLVPGAAAAAHGMARRISTAG